DNA sequence from the Oceanivirga salmonicida genome:
TTTAAAATGAAAGATTCTATTGGTAGAATATGGCAAACAGGTACTATACAATTAGACTTTAATTTACCTAATAGAATCTTTCATTTTAAAGTCTATCTTAGGTCCATAGAATGCACCATCACCGTTATGATACATAGAGCTTTATATGGAAGTTTAGAAAGATTTATGGGTATATTAATAGAACATTATGCAGGAGCATTTCCAGTTTGGTTAGCACCAGTACAGGCAAGAATAATTACTATTATTGAAGATATTATACTAGATTTTATACTAACATTAGTACTTGGTATTCTTTGATACATTATTGCAAAGAATAAAATTAAAACTATTAATTTTATTATCTTAACTATTTTTACTGTTGCAAAACTTAAATAGTATAAGTTAAATGTTAATTGTGTTATTTTATCATTAGTTGCTAACAATAATACTAAAATTATTGGAATAAGTATTACTATTGCTATATAG
Encoded proteins:
- a CDS encoding aminoacyl--tRNA ligase-related protein, encoding FKMKDSIGRIWQTGTIQLDFNLPNRIFHFKVYLRSIECTITVMIHRALYGSLERFMGILIEHYAGAFPVWLAPVQARIITIIEDIILDFILTLVLGIL